One part of the Paenibacillus silvisoli genome encodes these proteins:
- a CDS encoding glucosidase family protein, whose amino-acid sequence MKYTVKNGVIRSKQGIPCAPRFIVDGRLSFRYDESGVEQVDFKNPAQAKGNGNVFLKKLWDGFRFYLERDKLNYKPEFTNTGIWPFSIEADWRYFDAVVRHKVMAVDESIVFQIQTPANMPPGTVFKLEFYNTFGLTPLDAEDIRFCDMGVDRKWEEWQFEQAGNRLLGGFRETVKGVVRASEEREYDTNHYRTEERPYEGCELRIGIGADFDVHYRRTPLNAKHMLRSPILEPGTTYSFVVSFHPDESGLHERMTALIGRLEEKVEQQYARYARAAALSPKLISPYKKLNDYLSLIPVCHESLKVTDRPGAIKANSYAWVWCWDGITASFATSYWNDTGHLRDMLRFYKETADGELGLALALSNDMRFLIGCALPSQGMYITLLQLYYSATGDAELVREIYPFAKWLFDKTLMLERSGTGLCEGPSMYPDFPIFMKETGQDLSGLNNTIFYCAARSMEYLAVLAGDRQTAEEARGTIRRIEENFLELFFDREKGYIVSSVDSVTLEKRPSFNSNSVKWENNYCRELMEPVSAASLEFFDKHIVSEAGLREIPAWSDAYDQDANQLHCWWPVTGEYFMRLANEHDRKDLIEKWIGWISYWSEMLLCPEGISCYVETSRPELDRWNTISGLWYGYSMRGWYQAAIHGVFGMDADAGGITFFPYSGEEMALRNFHYKGQIYDFEMKGSGPYIASIVVNGNEIKGTHKLPVIAEGKRRKRKRIKVQVNRVQHRPMQACIKYGYGIELLAIDCEEGTIKAKLSGIGTCRLKISAATKPDVAIEGHPAETQYDEASGIATVELVFEPGEIKNVIVL is encoded by the coding sequence ATGAAGTATACGGTTAAGAACGGCGTCATTCGCAGCAAGCAGGGGATTCCATGCGCGCCACGCTTCATCGTCGACGGACGGCTAAGCTTTAGGTACGACGAGTCGGGCGTCGAACAGGTGGACTTTAAAAATCCGGCGCAGGCGAAAGGGAACGGCAACGTCTTCCTGAAGAAGCTTTGGGACGGCTTCCGGTTCTATTTGGAAAGGGATAAGCTCAACTACAAGCCAGAATTTACGAATACCGGGATTTGGCCGTTCAGCATCGAAGCGGATTGGCGCTATTTTGACGCCGTCGTCAGACACAAGGTTATGGCAGTCGACGAATCCATCGTTTTTCAAATCCAAACGCCCGCGAATATGCCTCCGGGCACGGTATTCAAGCTGGAGTTCTATAACACATTCGGTTTAACGCCGCTGGATGCCGAGGACATCCGGTTTTGCGATATGGGCGTGGATCGGAAGTGGGAGGAATGGCAGTTCGAGCAAGCCGGCAATCGCCTGCTCGGCGGCTTCCGGGAAACGGTGAAAGGCGTCGTTCGGGCTTCGGAGGAACGCGAGTACGACACCAATCATTACCGGACGGAAGAGCGTCCGTATGAGGGCTGCGAGCTGCGTATAGGAATTGGAGCGGATTTTGACGTTCACTATCGCAGAACGCCGCTGAATGCCAAGCATATGCTGCGAAGTCCGATTCTCGAGCCGGGGACGACATACAGCTTCGTCGTTTCCTTTCACCCCGATGAGTCGGGGCTACACGAGCGAATGACGGCGCTTATCGGAAGGCTGGAAGAGAAGGTGGAGCAGCAATACGCCAGATATGCGAGGGCTGCCGCGCTTTCGCCGAAACTGATCAGTCCGTATAAAAAGCTGAACGACTATTTGAGTCTCATCCCGGTCTGCCATGAATCGCTCAAGGTAACCGATCGTCCCGGGGCGATCAAAGCGAATTCGTACGCCTGGGTCTGGTGCTGGGACGGCATAACGGCCAGCTTCGCGACCTCGTATTGGAACGATACCGGGCATTTGCGGGACATGCTGCGATTTTACAAGGAGACGGCCGACGGCGAGCTGGGGCTTGCCCTCGCGCTCAGCAACGACATGCGGTTCCTGATCGGCTGCGCGCTGCCATCCCAGGGCATGTACATTACGCTGCTGCAGCTGTACTATTCGGCGACGGGGGATGCGGAGCTCGTTCGGGAAATTTACCCTTTCGCCAAATGGCTGTTCGATAAAACGCTGATGCTCGAACGGAGCGGGACCGGATTATGCGAGGGGCCTTCGATGTATCCGGATTTTCCGATCTTCATGAAGGAAACGGGGCAGGATTTGAGCGGCTTGAATAACACGATCTTCTATTGCGCCGCCAGATCGATGGAGTATTTGGCCGTCCTCGCCGGCGACCGGCAAACGGCGGAAGAGGCTCGCGGCACGATTCGCCGGATCGAAGAGAATTTTCTGGAGCTGTTCTTCGATCGGGAGAAGGGCTACATCGTGAGCTCGGTGGATTCGGTTACGTTGGAGAAGAGGCCGTCGTTCAACTCCAATTCGGTCAAATGGGAGAACAACTATTGCCGCGAGCTGATGGAGCCCGTCTCTGCGGCCAGCCTCGAATTCTTCGACAAGCATATCGTCAGCGAAGCCGGCTTGCGGGAAATTCCGGCGTGGTCGGACGCGTACGATCAGGATGCGAACCAGCTGCATTGCTGGTGGCCGGTGACCGGCGAATATTTCATGCGTCTGGCGAACGAGCACGACCGCAAAGATTTGATCGAGAAGTGGATCGGCTGGATCAGCTACTGGTCCGAGATGCTGCTGTGCCCGGAAGGCATTTCCTGCTACGTCGAAACAAGCCGCCCGGAGCTGGACAGATGGAACACGATCAGCGGCCTTTGGTACGGATACAGCATGAGAGGCTGGTATCAAGCGGCCATTCACGGCGTGTTCGGCATGGATGCCGACGCCGGCGGAATTACGTTCTTCCCTTACTCGGGAGAAGAGATGGCGCTGCGCAATTTTCATTACAAGGGACAAATCTACGATTTCGAGATGAAGGGAAGCGGGCCGTATATTGCCTCCATCGTCGTGAACGGGAACGAGATCAAAGGCACGCACAAGCTGCCGGTCATCGCCGAGGGGAAACGCCGCAAGCGCAAGCGCATTAAAGTGCAAGTGAACCGGGTCCAGCATCGGCCTATGCAGGCCTGCATCAAATACGGCTACGGGATCGAGCTTCTCGCGATCGATTGCGAGGAAGGAACGATCAAGGCGAAGCTGAGCGGGATCGGCACGTGCAGGCTCAAAATCTCGGCAGCGACGAAACCGGACGTCGCGATTGAAGGGCATCCGGCCGAAACGCAGTATGACGAGGCTTCGGGGATCGCGACGGTAGAGCTTGTCTTTGAGCCGGGGGAGATCAAAAATGTGATCGTATTGTAA